One genomic region from Branchiostoma lanceolatum isolate klBraLanc5 chromosome 7, klBraLanc5.hap2, whole genome shotgun sequence encodes:
- the LOC136438842 gene encoding bactericidal permeability-increasing protein-like: protein MVSWERVLQVGLLLASCSSCLAGNSTAANATFTKAAMEYGTRMFTWMIQQKMNNVHIPASKGEMDLPFGTMEHYTKNVYLSDFAIGHTSMDADPDVGLRMIISAESAGINGDWGYRMTSGFVVASDVGRFEVSVSSAHIDVVVAMDENAASEATLSLLSCDAGVGSMELVFHGGASWIYNFISPIMVEGLKEQLGEMMCESVEKTMSPGGWMGKTPHTC, encoded by the exons ATGGTATCCTGGGAAAGAGTTCTACAGGTCGGCCTCCTGTTGGCCAGTTGTTCTTCGTGCTTGGCGGGAAATTCTACAGCGGCGAATGCAACCTTCACCAAAGCTGCTATGGAATATG GTACCCGGATGTTCACCTGGATGATCCAACAGAAAATGAACAACGTCCACATCCCGGCCTCCAAGGGGGAAATGGACCTCCCTTTCGGGACCATGGAGCACTACACCAAGAA TGTGTATCTGTCAGATTTCGCGATTGGACACACCAGCATGGACGCTGACCCGGATGTAGGGCTCAGAATGATCATCTCTGCGGAGTCCGCTGGAATCAACGGGGACTGGGGATACAGGATGACTAGCGGGTT TGTTGTGGCGAGTGACGTAGGACGGTTCGAGGTCAGCGTTTCCTCGGCGCACATCGATGTCGTGGTCGCCATGG ATGAAAACGCTGCCAGCGAGGCGACATTGTCCCTGTTGAGCTGTGACGCAGGGGTGGGTAGCATGGAGCTAGTCTTCCACGGAGGCGCAAG CTGGATCTACAACTTCATTTCCCCGATCATGGTTGAAGGACTGAAGGAACAACTTGGCGAGATG ATGTGTGAGTCGGTGGAGAAGACTATGTCTCCGGGCGGATGGATGGGGAAAACTCCCCATACCTGCTGA